TGACTGAGTTCCACCAGGAAAATTCCTACATGAGACTTGGAGGGGCTGGGGAAGATAggtgtggagaaagaaatgtaagGCAGAAGCGGGGTCAGGGGAAATGAAGCCTCTTGGGTGAGCTGTGGAGGTTTCCAGCGCCTGCTCCCTGGGTACAGGGCCGCAGAGCTGTGTCTCCACCATGGCAGCCCCCTGGGGTGCTCGTGGAATTCTCCTGGCTCCGTGATGTCTTGGCCCTCTCCAAGGTTCTATAAACTACCTAATATCCTCTAATAAATTCCTTTCTGCTTAAATCAGCCAGAGTGGAATCTGTTCTCCCAGACTGGTATTGGAAGAGATTCCGAGCAAGAAACCCTCGAGGATATGAGAATCTGGGACTGGTTTCCGAACACGTTGCATTTCCAGACAACAGCGAGTCAGCACCAGAAGACGGGATTTCAGTGGTGGTCGGCCATCGCGATGAAAGAGCCACTGCTCTCACTCTAAGGGGCCCACAGTAAGGAGTCCGTGGGAGGCAAGGCTTTAGCAACTTGGCCGCTGCTGAAGTAAACctctaaaataaacttttatatgaaaaatttcaaaccaaCACAAAAATAGAGTAGTATGCGCAAACCCTCATGTACCCAGTTTCTACAGTCACCCTGCTATCATTCTGTCACTGCAGGAACTTCCTCTGTCCCAGTTCACTGGATTGTTCTGAAACAAATCTAATGTAACATTTCACCCCGAAGTACTTCAGCGTGCTTCTCTAAaaggtgacttttaaaaatataaccatgACAATATCTCACCGCCTAGAAATTGACACTAATTCCTTAATGCCACCAAATATGCAGTCAGTGTTTATATTTCCCCATGGTCTTgccttcttaaaaaatttttttcatatggaccattttttaatgtctttatcaaATGtattacaatactgcttctattttatgttttaggtTTTTTGGCCGCcaggcatgaaggatcttagctccccgaccagggatcaaaccttcatcccctgcattggaaagtgaagtcttaacccctggaccaccagggaaatcccttgcctttcattttttaacagtttatttGTTCAAATCAGGATCTATACACTGCGATTAGTTGATACAcctcttaaatttcttttaaatctataaatttctctctctctttctcactcatttttttcttcttgttgaagaaattgggtcatttgttccATAAAATTTCCCATAGATCAACCTCCCCAACTAACTTCTTGGAAAGTTAAAATCCACATATCCAAGACTCTCTTTTAGCTAAGCTTTCATCACAACCTGGCTTCTCCCAGGCAGACCACTCACCTGGTACTTGTAGGTGGAAGTGGGCTAGCTCAGAAGAGGCAGCTCTTCATCGTGGGGCTGGAGACAGCAGAGTCCCTGGTGCGTCTGTCGTGGGGACTCTGGATCATCCCTGGAACCCAAGGAGCCAAGTGGTAGGTGAGATGGCAGTCTGGGTGTCCCTCCTGGCTAAGTGTCCAAACCTGGTCGCTTGGCCCTCCCAGGGATCCTGTAAACCATAACCCCTCCATGCAGTACACCCCTTTAGGTGTGAACTGGTCAGAGTGCATTCTGCTGACTGCAATAGAAATCGATGTGGGTTCAGGGCAAGGGTAGAATAAACCTTAATTCTGCAGAGCACGTTAGGGTTCATAAAACACTTTCACATCCAGTGGGTGCTCTTAAGTACCCCAAAAGAGGGCATTGAATGTGTCAGACCAAGCAACCAAACCTCCCAGCTAAGGAGTACCTCAAGCTCAATCTCAAATCTTCAGATTCCAGGCCTCACACTGTTCTCACCATCCGCCTCCATCTCCTCATGGGCTGCCAGACTCACAGCACAGACGAGGGGTGTCTGGGGCTACGATGGCCCAGGAAATAAGCCAACACAGAGAGATGCAGAGGCTGTAGGAAGACTCTTCCCTTTGGGTAAGACGAATGCGCATCCTCCCCAAAACTCCCTGCCCAGTCGTGTCAGGGTTACTTGGACAAAGTCCTGGGGCTTGAGCACCCCAACACTCCTCCTTTCAGCCAGGCTGTGCTGGAGGGAGGGGCAGCAGTGGTCAGGAAAGACAGCCCTCCAGGCGAAAGCCCACTCTGTCACCCCAACTCTGTCCCCAAAGCCTTTCAGAGTCCCtgttccagtgtgtgtgtgtgtgtgtgtgtatgtgtgtgtgtaagtgggtGCACTGCGAATTGGTCAGGGAAATAAAGTGGAAGGGGGTTCAGGGGACCCTGAGAGGACCAAggctttctccaatgcatggtcACTCAAGTTTAAGTAGTGGCAGTGGCCTGAAATTATCTACGTAagaggagaggctggggagggagctCTGAGGGCCTCCTGCCCTTTCTGATGGACAGCAGCTTTGATCCTGGAGTCTGAGGCTCACAAATAACATCCCAGGCACAGGTGCCCTGGGACTTCTCCAAGGGCAGCTGGCTGACAAGACCGACTCTGCCAGGCCTTGCAGGCAGGCCTGGCCCCGCTGCAGCGGGCCTTGACGGGTTTATGGCCAGCAACTGACAGTAGTTACCTCAGATTTATCACCCGTCTACAAGGGCAGGGGGAGCCACTAAAGGCTGCCAGGGAGCCGTTCAATCACCGTGATGGGAAGTGCAGTCGGACACGGCGGAGAGCAAGGAGGTAGGAGCATCCTGGGAGCCTGGGCTTCCTGCTGGCGCCTTGGGTTACAGTCTGTTCCTGAGGGGGATTTACAGTCCTGGAGCCCACAGGAGTCAAGCCACCCTCCGAGAGGGAGACAGCTGAAGGAGAACGAGGATGCCAGTACCGTTGGACTGGCCCAGGCAGAGCCGTGAGGGGAAGCACGGGGACCCAGCACCCAACCTGCTGGCCACAGTGCCTGTGAGAGGCAGCTTGCCACCTTGGCCAACACTGCCTGACTGCCTGCCTGGGCAGTTCTGGCTTCCTGGGAGCACGTCCATCTTCAAGCAAGTCTGTTCGTGGCAACCCTCTATGTGCGAATACCCGTGCCCTTTCTCTGGATGTGTGTCTGTTTGGGGGTTTACATCAGCAAGAAAGGTGCATGCATGCAATGAGGCCATTTCCCATCGTGCTCAAACACCGGCCTGGACAGCTATGTCTATGAATTAGTATCACATCAGTGCACAGGTAGGGTGGAGGGCGGGGACATCATCAAAGGCAGACGGTTCTGGGTCTTTGTCCACGCCTATCTAATGGGTGAGTCAGTAGATACAAGAATACAAGAGAGAGGACACAGGAGGACAGGGAGAAGGGCTGGTGGGGTTTAATAGAAGGGCAACTATGGATGGAACGGATGGGAGGAAAGAGAAGCTGGGTAGGGGTGGGTGGAAAGAGACTTAAAGATTAGAGGGAGAGCCAAAAAGTGCCCAGATGTCCACACAATGCAGCCAACTCGGCCCCAAATGTGGTCACgaacaggagggaaagggtggAAAAGAGGTAcgggaagaaaagcagaaaggacAAGGGAGGAGGAAGGCAACCCGAGAAGGGGGAGCAGCGTGAGGCAGCCGGTGGGAACGTCATCTGCTCCAGGAGCCTGGGACCTGGCTCTACAGCTTTCTCACCTCAGCCATCTACACCAGTTCTAGCTGGCTCGGCAGCTGGACCTGAGCGCAGGTCAGCCTGCCCTCTGGCCACTCCGCAACCACCCAGGCCCAGCTCAGAGCCCAGAGAGAGTGAtccaggcctgggctgggtgAGAAGCAAGCTTGCCACCTTGGAGATTTCACGCAGAGAAAGAAGTCTCTGTCCTCAGACGTGAGTGGACTGATGCCAATACAAGTGTGGAGCATCATTGCAAGGCCCAACTGCTACCCAGCACACAAGTGTGTGCATCCACAAGGCCATCTCCATGTTCCTACATGTCCTGTGAGCACCTGGGTCCTGACCATATAAGGCATCACTTGAATAGTGCAAAGCTGGCCCAGGCCCCCTCCTCCTGCAGCCCTAGGAATTCCTAGGTCCAGCTCTGCAGTCGTCTCTTTCTGTCCTTGCGTTTGCCATGAGGGGTCTTCTGGCTGGACTGCCTGGGCTCCAGCAGGCTGAACCCCAAAAGGCCAGGTGTGAACCCAGACACTGCAAGTGGAACAGAGCCTAAAGCTCACTTCTGCAAGCCTGGTTCTGCCACTACAGACCACACCCTATGGGTGTGAGGTGTTGAGGAGGGTGTCTGTGTGTTTGCCAGTGTGCACCTTGGGTACGTCACATGACTCTGGGTATCATGGGGCACCCAGCCAGCTCAGATGCTGGGTGTGCTGAGCCCAGCAACAGTTCTCCAAGTGTGACATGTAGGCCCCTGGGTGTCAGGAAAAGTCCTTGAGGTACCCTTCAACTTTTCCCCTTTCCTATGCTGCACTGGTGTCCGGCCCTTTGTGAGATCCCCTTTCTCTGAATGTGGGCAAGACCTGTGACTTGGTTCTACTGTAGCATCAGGCGTCCAGCGTCTCTGGAGACCTGGGAACACTGTaagccctctccttccccaacatCTACAAGAATGTTCATCCTGAAAATTCATACAGCCAGTTACACACGCATCCCCACATCTCAATCCTGGGCTAtgtggcagggcttccctgaggcCCTCCGCAGCAACAAGCAACCAGGGGCAGCAGGGGGCGCACTCCTCCCTGCACTGTCTTCTCAGGGAGCCCAACCCAGGTCCCCAGCACGAAGCAGAGCCCATGCTAAGACCACCATCAACCTGTATTCATCAAATAATAGGGGGCTTATGAAATAGCACATGAACCAGGGTGCGGCACCTGTTTCCATCAGAAAGACGATTTCGCCGGGGACCGGGGGACAGAGGCTGTTGGCCTGTGGTGATGCAGGAAGGAGCTCGGAGGAGAAGGCAGATTTCTGTGTGGCTGAGAACGCAAAGCTGGAAACCTAGACGCCGTGGCTGCTCTGAGATGACTCCCACTTGAGCAAAGCGGTTACCTCTAAAGGGATCTGTGTGTCCTTTTGTGGCAGGAGAGGGATGCTGCAGGGAAGTGGCAGAGCTACATGCCCAGGGCTGCAGTTTAAGAAGAGCACACCCTCCCATTCCCATGGTCCCTCAGATGCTAACAGCAGCCGAGGGAGCCTTCAGTGGGTCTTCTGGCACAGGTTCCAATCCACCTTTGAAATGAGGTGAAACTGAGACAAGGAAGGACCTCCAGGGCAGGATAGGAGCCAAGTTTCTCCACACAGGGGAGGATTCTAACCCGTTGCAGGAGTGTGAGTGGCCActctgcccccagcctcccaATAATCCCTAATACCTGTAAGTTCATCCATTAGGGGACAAACCCCACAGTGAGAAATGCAGCATTGAATAAAATATCCCTGGGAGAGAGAACAGAGACACGTTCTTGCTCAGTTCCACGAGGCAATGCATTCTGCCCTGGGCTCAGCTTTGTGGGGAGGGCCGGGAGCAGGGCCGCCCCAGAAGGGTGGAGTCAGAAGAGAGGCCATCACAGGCACTCGAGAGCAGAGCTCTCCTTCCTCCCATTTGGGACCTGGAGTCCCTCCCCCACAGCACCCGGGATTAGCAGCAGTGGTGGCCGGCCCTGACACTCCCACTAACCAGGGAGACAACAAAGCTGTCCCCCATCCCCTCGTGCCAGCTCCTCTtgacaaaaggaataaaatggcCCACTTATTTTTATCACTCacagatttcccaggaaatgGGCTATTAGTTCCCCTAATGTAAAGATAATAGGCTTGTCCCCCTCCATACGTGGCACAACCCAGCATGAACATACTTGAAGCTCCATCAGGAGGTCTCTCCTGCAGAGGATGGGGTACCTGGGAGCAGGGCCTAGAGAGGAGCCAGAAGCTGgggttcccccacccccaatagCAGAGACACGGTTTCAGGAGTCTCTCCCTGCCCTGTAGCTGACCCCATCCTACTCTCAATTGTAATCTTCATATTTTACCCTCACAAACACCTATGGGGTAAGTAAACACTGCTATCACACACCCCAACAAATAGGATGTGGGGGCCCCATAGGCCAAGGACAGGATGCTTCCCAGGGACctgtgtatgcctgtgtgtgctaagtctctccagtcgtgtccaacactttgtgaccccatggactgtagaccaccaggctcctctgtccatgggattctccaggcaagaatactggaatgagttgccatgccctcctccaggggatcttcctgacccaggggttgaactcgtgtctcttacgtctcctgcactggcaggcaggttctttaccactagcgccacctgggaagccctggaactTGGGTGCCTCCAGTTCCTTTctagattgtgcttcatccatttcccttcctctctgcagACCCACTGTGGAAACAGCACTGCCAGGACTTCAGAGCGCCAGGCTCTCAGTGAGTTCCCTGACCTCTCGCACACAGGCTGTGGGAGCTCCTCAGCCCTTGGCGAGGGCCATTCTCACACAAGAACAGAGAAGGGGGCCTGGCTTTCCTGTGGTCTGTGAGGACTGCGCCCTGCAAGGTGGTGGCTGGTGCCTGGGCATGTAGTCACACGGGAGCACTCTGGTTTTATGTTGCTGCTTTACTTGTCACACGTATGGCCTCTCTCTCCACCCAAGCTGCATGCTCTGTGAGAGCAAGAGCCCTCACTGATACTCTCTTTGCTCCCAGGAAGCCTGGGCAGTGATGGGCAGGAAATGGGGGCTCAGTGAGCCCCCGTGATTGATGAGATTTGGGGCAGGGCACAGGGGGGCCCGGCCCTGTGCTGCTCATGCTGACCACAGTGAGTGTGCAATGATGCAAGCTGCCTTTTCAGCCTAAGCCTCGGCTTCCTGCTCtcccgggtgtgtgtgtgtgtccctgagAACACCAGGCCTGCGCACAGTAGGTGCCCTCCCCCCACTCCTACCTGTGCTGCCCCTTACGCTGTGGAAGCACGAGCAGGCAGAAAGTAGGGACAGCCTCTCCTAGAGGGCAAGGGCCAGCTACCAGGCACTCCTTTCCCCTTGGCCATCGGAGGTCTGGGGGTGGGCGCCATGGCCTGGGGATGGAAGAAATAAACTCACGTTATCTGTCTTTCTGCCCCCAAGGAGAAAGACAGTCTGTCTGGAACCACGGAGATTCTGAGCCAGGAGGTGTGCTGACAGCCTGGGCTGTTGTTGGACAAGCAAGGTCAAAGCCATCCAGCCCAGGAGGTGCTGCCCTTCCAGAGGGGCCGAGGGTGGGGGAAGCCTGTGACTACCCCTTTTGGGCTGCCCATGGAGTAACCAGAGCCACTTCTAGTGATGGGGAGGGAATTCCTCTGTGTTTCAGAGGGAATCCACAGgcccaagagagagaaaaaggtcCCAAATCCCTCCAGTTGctttgaaatttcaaaaagagGTGAAGGTGCATCTATGCCAGCAAGAACTTGTGGGGAGTCACTGGGGAAAACTTAAGGATAAGGCGGGGCAAATTTGAGTGTGCAAACAAGCAGGATGGCCGGTTTACTGAACAGccgccttttcctcctccttatCGGGACTCAGAGCCTCAGGCTCCCCCTCCCCAGCGGGCTCTGCCAGCGGCTCCTTGGGCAGGAGGTACCGCGCCAGCTGCTCCAGGTCCCCCAGGCTTATCCTCTGCAGGCGCTCCTCGTGCTCCCgcctcagcagctgcagcactgCCTCGGTGTCCTGGGGCCCAAAGTGTTTGGCCAGGACCTGGCCCAGATGGTGCcacaggggctggggctggcggGCGTCCTCGGGCGCCGG
This portion of the Cervus canadensis isolate Bull #8, Minnesota chromosome 2, ASM1932006v1, whole genome shotgun sequence genome encodes:
- the UBL4B gene encoding ubiquitin-like protein 4B, which produces MFLTVKLLLGRRCSLKVSGQESVAMLKKLVSERLHVPEEQQHLLVHGQLLADDKQLSDYRIGPNASINVVTRPLEKPAPEDARQPQPLWHHLGQVLAKHFGPQDTEAVLQLLRREHEERLQRISLGDLEQLARYLLPKEPLAEPAGEGEPEALSPDKEEEKAAVQ